The following is a genomic window from Cyanobacteria bacterium GSL.Bin1.
TTACGAATGGCGATTATTGGCCATGGCTTTGATTTCTCAGCCTCTATATGTGGCGTTTCGAGGCGATCCGGATCAGGCTAATATTTTATTTCTCCTGGCTTTAGCACTGCCTTGTCTGCAAGTCACTTCCCAGAATCGGGCAGGGATAACTCAGTTCGGAATTTGGTTAGCGGCTGTCATGATTGCGGAGGTGGGTTCGATTGAGTATGGGGGATATGGCATTCTGTTCATTTACCTGCTGGCAAGCTTCCCGAAGCTTCTCCCTTGTTGGCAGGGGTTGAATGCTCTGAATTATGCAGGTTGGATCACTTCCTATAGGTTACTTCAT
Proteins encoded in this region:
- a CDS encoding TraX family protein; translation: MHLTTFQVKVVAASLMVIDHLGFMLGNDLLRMFGRFSFPLFAWLLILGEQKTRNWKRYEWRLLAMALISQPLYVAFRGDPDQANILFLLALALPCLQVTSQNRAGITQFGIWLAAVMIAEVGSIEYGGYGILFIYLLASFPKLLPCWQGLNALNYAGWITSYRLLHLLSFFSYPSEI